A window of Xiphophorus hellerii strain 12219 chromosome 7, Xiphophorus_hellerii-4.1, whole genome shotgun sequence contains these coding sequences:
- the slc10a2 gene encoding ileal sodium/bile acid cotransporter → MATMSCDALATVCSGPDCLVPPSSFNAILGVVMSTVLTVMLALVMFSMGCTVDASKLWGHIRRPWGIFIGFLCQFGIMPFTAFALSLAFGVLPVQAIVIIVMGCCPGGSSSNIICYWLDGDMDLSISMTTCSSILALGMMPLCLFVYTSVWTSSDTIKIPFDSIGITLAALLIPIAVGIFVKNKWPQFAKKILKVGSITGFALIIIIAVVGGVLYQSSWVIAPSLWIIGTIYPFIGFFLGFLLARFVGQPWYRCRTIALETGFQNSQLCSTIVQLSFSPKELEVMFAFPLIYSIFQLAAAVCAVSAYQAYKKCCGKGGGADDEPRREEDELKKTSYDLDNKAFDSNELKGTYYINQ, encoded by the exons ATGGCGACGATGAGCTGCGACGCTCTGGCCACGGTCTGCTCCGGGCCGGACTGCCTCGTCCCTCCCAGCAGCTTCAACGCCATCCTGGGCGTGGTGATGAGCACGGTGCTCACGGTGATGCTGGCGCTGGTCATGTTCTCCATGGGCTGCACCGTGGACGCCTCCAAGCTGTGGGGCCACATCAGGCGGCCCTGGGGCATCTTCATCGGCTTCCTCTGCCAGTTCGGCATCATGCCATTCACGGCTTTTGCGCTGTCCTTGGCTTTCGGGGTGCTCCCGGTGCAGGCCATCGTCATCATCGTCATGGGCTGCTGTCCGGGAGGATCCAGCTCCAACATCATCTGCTACTGGCTGGACGGAGACATGGACCTGAG CATCAGCATGACGACCTGCTCCTCCATCTTGGCTTTGGGCATGATGCCGCTCTGCCTGTTCGTTTACACCAGCGTCTGGACTTCCAGCGACACCATAAAGATCCCGTTCGACAGCATCG GGATCACACTCGCAGCCCTTCTTATACCCATTGCAGTCGggatttttgtgaaaaacaagtGGCCTCAATTTGCGAAAAAGATCCTGAAG GTTGGTTCCATCACGGGTTTTGCTCTCATCATAATCATTGCCGTGGTTGGAGGCGTCCTCTACCAATCCTCCTGGGTCATTGCTCCCTCCTTGTGGATAATTGGAACCATCTACCCCTTCATTGGGTTTTTCCTTGGTTTCCTTTTGGCCCGGTTCGTGGGTCAGCCCTGGTACAG ATGTCGAACAATTGCGCTTGAAACTGGTTTCCAGAACTCCCAGTTGTGCAGCACCATCGTCCAGTTGTCTTTCAGCCCTAAAGAGCTGGAGGTCATGTTTGCCTTCCCCCTCATCTACAGCATCTTCCAGCTGGCTGCGGCCGTCTGTGCTGTGAGCG CCTACCAAGCGTACAAGAAGTGTTGTGGAAAAGGTGGCGGCGCGGACGATGAGCCCAGAAGAGAAGAAGACGAGCTTAAAAAGACGAGCTACGATCTGGATAACAAAGCCTTCGATTCCAACGAACTGAAGGGAACCTACTACATAAACCAGTGA
- the gtpbp8 gene encoding GTP-binding protein 8 isoform X2 yields the protein MTFCLQVALWLRSRAPVHLTSRSVHKLSSLRNATSLPPKKMQSLLYPFSSLEAHLDRSVDRMQFQLFHPSVEDMMEAEKLFCSSPSHRIDYYVSAERMDHAPALKQPEVCFIGRSNVGKSSLIKALFSLTPEVEVRVSKTPGHTKKMNFFKVGKAFTLVDMPGYGHRAPRDFVDMVEPYLYTRKNLVRTFLLVDGSVGLQTADQIALEMCEETKCPYVMVVTKIDKCGQGALLTNLLKFQDVINTQTSSCFPQPFLISSVNYWGIHLLRCFVTHVTGSTRLRETSKS from the exons ATGACGTTTTGTCTCCAGGTCGCTCTGTGGCTTCGGTCCAGAGCTCCAGTTCACCTCACCAGTCGAAGCGTCCACAAACTGTCCTCGCTTCGAAACGCAACCTCACTTCCTCCCAAGAAGATGCAGAGCCTGCTGTACCCCTTCAGCAGCCTGGAGGCGCACCTGGACAG GTCAGTGGACAGGATGCAGTTTCAGCTGTTTCATCCCTCCGTGGAGGACATGATGGAGGCGGAGAAGCTCTTCTGTTCTTCACCGTCTCACCGGATCGATTACTATGTCTCTGCAGAGAGGATGGACCACGCTCCCGCTCTGAAACAGCCAGAG gtgTGTTTCATCGGCAGGAGCAACGTGGGGAAGTCGTCGCTCATCAAAGCTCTGTTTTCCCTGACTCCGGAGGTGGAAGTCCGAGTCTCCAAAACTCCA GGCCACACCAAGAAGATGAACTTTTTCAAAGTGGGCAAAGCGTTCACCTTGGTGGACATGCCGGGTTACGGACACAGAGCGCCCAGAGACTTTGTTGACATGGTGGAGCCTTATCTTTACACCAGGAAAAA TCTAGTCAGGACATTCCTGTTGGTGGACGGCAGTGTTGGTCTGCAGACAGCCGACCAGATTGCCCTGGAGATGTGTGAGGAGACCAAATGTCCATATGTG ATGGTGGTGACGAAGATAGATAAATGTGGGCAGGGGGCGCTGCTGACCAACCTGCTGAAATTTCAGGATGTGATCAACACTCAGACCAGCAGCTGCTTCCCCCAACCTTTTCTCATCAG CTCTGTTAATTATTGGGGAATCCACCTGCTGAGATGCTTCGTTACACATGTGACCGGAAGCACCAGGCTGAGAGAGACGTCAAAAAGTTGA
- the gtpbp8 gene encoding GTP-binding protein 8 isoform X1 yields the protein MEQRISFVALWLRSRAPVHLTSRSVHKLSSLRNATSLPPKKMQSLLYPFSSLEAHLDRSVDRMQFQLFHPSVEDMMEAEKLFCSSPSHRIDYYVSAERMDHAPALKQPEVCFIGRSNVGKSSLIKALFSLTPEVEVRVSKTPGHTKKMNFFKVGKAFTLVDMPGYGHRAPRDFVDMVEPYLYTRKNLVRTFLLVDGSVGLQTADQIALEMCEETKCPYVMVVTKIDKCGQGALLTNLLKFQDVINTQTSSCFPQPFLISSVNYWGIHLLRCFVTHVTGSTRLRETSKS from the exons atggAACAAAGGATTTCATTC GTCGCTCTGTGGCTTCGGTCCAGAGCTCCAGTTCACCTCACCAGTCGAAGCGTCCACAAACTGTCCTCGCTTCGAAACGCAACCTCACTTCCTCCCAAGAAGATGCAGAGCCTGCTGTACCCCTTCAGCAGCCTGGAGGCGCACCTGGACAG GTCAGTGGACAGGATGCAGTTTCAGCTGTTTCATCCCTCCGTGGAGGACATGATGGAGGCGGAGAAGCTCTTCTGTTCTTCACCGTCTCACCGGATCGATTACTATGTCTCTGCAGAGAGGATGGACCACGCTCCCGCTCTGAAACAGCCAGAG gtgTGTTTCATCGGCAGGAGCAACGTGGGGAAGTCGTCGCTCATCAAAGCTCTGTTTTCCCTGACTCCGGAGGTGGAAGTCCGAGTCTCCAAAACTCCA GGCCACACCAAGAAGATGAACTTTTTCAAAGTGGGCAAAGCGTTCACCTTGGTGGACATGCCGGGTTACGGACACAGAGCGCCCAGAGACTTTGTTGACATGGTGGAGCCTTATCTTTACACCAGGAAAAA TCTAGTCAGGACATTCCTGTTGGTGGACGGCAGTGTTGGTCTGCAGACAGCCGACCAGATTGCCCTGGAGATGTGTGAGGAGACCAAATGTCCATATGTG ATGGTGGTGACGAAGATAGATAAATGTGGGCAGGGGGCGCTGCTGACCAACCTGCTGAAATTTCAGGATGTGATCAACACTCAGACCAGCAGCTGCTTCCCCCAACCTTTTCTCATCAG CTCTGTTAATTATTGGGGAATCCACCTGCTGAGATGCTTCGTTACACATGTGACCGGAAGCACCAGGCTGAGAGAGACGTCAAAAAGTTGA